A single window of Pectobacterium parmentieri DNA harbors:
- the kup gene encoding low affinity potassium transporter Kup codes for MSSEHKRSLPAVTLAAIGVVYGDIGTSPLYTLRECLSGQFGFGVEPDSVFGFLSLIFWLLVLVVSLKYLTYVMRADNAGEGGILTLMSLAGRNTSDRMTSVLVIMGLIGGSFFYGEVVITPAISVMSAMEGLEIAAPSMDSYIVPLSIVVLTLLFIIQKHGTGSVGKLFAPVMLIWFLTLGVLGARSIIASPEVLQALNPMYAVRFFIEYKAVSFFALGAVVLAITGVEALYADMGHFGKFPIRLAWFTVVLPSLVLNYFGQGALLLKDPEAIKNPFFLLAPDWALIPLMILATLATIIASQAVISGVFSLTRQAVRLGYLPPMRIVHTSDMESGQIYIPAINWMLYIAVVIVIVSFEHSSSLAAAYGIAVTGTMVITSILFCTVAVKNWLWNRYLAWVLLAGLLMIDLPMFLANVVKILSGGWLPLALGMVMFIIMTTWKSERFRLLRRLHEHGNSLDAMIASLEKSPPTRVPGTAVYFSRATRVIPFALLHNLKHNKILHERVVLLTMRTEDAPYVLNARRVTVEQLSPTFWRVIASYGWRETPDVEEVFQRCWQDGLTCQMMETSFFMSNESLIIGERPWYLRLRGKLFMMLSRNALRAADQFEIPPNRLIELGIQVEI; via the coding sequence ATGAGCTCAGAACATAAACGTTCGCTCCCGGCTGTCACGCTGGCGGCCATCGGGGTGGTTTATGGAGATATAGGAACCAGCCCTCTTTATACGTTAAGGGAATGTTTATCCGGGCAGTTTGGTTTTGGGGTCGAGCCTGATTCGGTCTTTGGCTTTCTTTCACTGATCTTTTGGCTGTTAGTCCTCGTGGTTTCGCTGAAATATCTCACCTATGTGATGCGTGCCGATAACGCAGGCGAAGGTGGGATTCTCACCCTCATGTCGTTAGCCGGGCGCAATACCTCCGATCGCATGACGTCCGTGCTGGTCATTATGGGGTTGATCGGCGGCAGCTTCTTCTATGGGGAAGTCGTCATCACGCCAGCCATCTCGGTGATGTCGGCGATGGAAGGGCTGGAAATCGCCGCGCCGTCGATGGACAGTTATATCGTCCCGCTCTCGATTGTCGTTCTGACATTACTGTTTATCATTCAAAAACACGGTACTGGCAGCGTCGGTAAGCTGTTTGCACCCGTGATGCTGATTTGGTTTTTGACGCTCGGCGTACTGGGTGCGCGCAGCATTATCGCTAGCCCGGAAGTCTTGCAGGCGTTGAATCCGATGTATGCCGTTCGCTTCTTTATCGAATACAAAGCGGTGTCGTTCTTTGCGCTGGGCGCGGTGGTGTTGGCGATTACCGGTGTCGAGGCGCTGTATGCCGATATGGGCCACTTCGGTAAATTCCCGATTCGTCTGGCGTGGTTTACGGTAGTGCTGCCGTCGTTGGTATTAAATTACTTCGGGCAGGGTGCGCTGCTGTTAAAAGACCCGGAAGCCATCAAAAACCCGTTCTTTCTGTTGGCGCCAGATTGGGCATTAATACCACTGATGATACTGGCGACTCTGGCGACGATTATTGCCTCACAGGCAGTGATTTCAGGCGTTTTCTCCCTGACGCGTCAGGCAGTGCGGCTGGGTTATTTGCCGCCGATGCGTATCGTACACACGTCAGATATGGAATCCGGTCAGATTTATATTCCTGCCATTAACTGGATGCTTTATATCGCGGTCGTCATCGTGATTGTTAGCTTTGAGCATTCGAGCAGCCTGGCTGCGGCTTACGGTATTGCGGTAACGGGCACGATGGTGATTACCAGCATTCTGTTCTGTACGGTCGCGGTGAAGAACTGGCTTTGGAATCGCTATCTGGCATGGGTTTTGTTGGCGGGTTTGCTGATGATTGACCTGCCAATGTTTTTGGCAAACGTGGTCAAGATCTTGTCCGGCGGTTGGCTGCCGCTGGCGCTGGGCATGGTGATGTTTATTATCATGACGACATGGAAAAGTGAGCGTTTCAGGTTACTGCGTCGGTTGCATGAGCATGGTAACTCGCTGGATGCCATGATTGCCTCGCTGGAGAAATCGCCACCGACACGGGTTCCTGGTACGGCAGTGTATTTCTCGCGTGCGACTCGTGTGATCCCGTTCGCGTTGCTGCATAACCTCAAACACAACAAAATCCTGCACGAACGGGTGGTGCTGTTGACCATGCGAACGGAAGATGCTCCTTATGTGCTGAATGCCCGCCGCGTGACGGTTGAACAGCTTTCTCCAACATTTTGGCGCGTGATCGCCAGCTATGGCTGGCGTGAAACGCCGGATGTAGAAGAGGTCTTTCAGCGCTGTTGGCAGGATGGGTTAACCTGCCAGATGATGGAAACATCTTTCTTTATGTCCAATGAATCGCTGATTATCGGTGAGCGTCCATGGTATCTGCGCTTGCGCGGTAAGCTGTTCATGATGCTCAGCCGCAATGCGCTACGGGCGGCGGATCAGTTTGAAATACCGCCAAACAGACTGATCGAGCTAGGGATACAGGTCGAGATTTAA
- the qseC gene encoding quorum sensing histidine kinase QseC yields MNRLSLRLRLVAGFTLLTVMCWGVASLLAWSQTRHNINELFDTQQMLFAKRLATMNPDELRIQPASLPKTKSLVHKNRGKQDDDALAFAIFTHDGKMVLNDGENGKDFIFDATRNGFTDGKLRDDNDAWRIVWLTTEDNRYVIAVGQEWEYRQDMTLDIVKTNLMPWLFALPIMLALLFWLVTRELSPLKRITAELQQRSPDDSTSLATQHIPQEVRPLVNALNLLFSRISDMLLRERRFTSDAAHELRSPLAALKVQTEVAQLAHDDEAMRRHALMNLDKGIDRATRLVDQLLTLSRLDAESHPEGMQPVQFNELLQQAAIAHYHTAQTADIELTLDLPDTPVIRQGHPLLLTLLVRNLLDNAIRYSNAGGTVSLTLTGRGFKVADNGPGISDEALARIGERFYRPPGQEKSGSGLGISIVNNIAALHHMRVAFTNQPGGGLIVSVNW; encoded by the coding sequence ATGAACCGACTCAGCCTGCGTTTACGCCTGGTTGCGGGTTTTACGCTGCTGACAGTAATGTGCTGGGGTGTAGCCAGTCTGCTTGCGTGGTCTCAAACGCGCCATAACATCAATGAACTATTTGATACCCAGCAAATGCTGTTTGCCAAACGTCTGGCCACCATGAATCCCGATGAATTGCGAATCCAGCCAGCATCTCTGCCCAAGACCAAAAGCCTGGTACATAAAAACCGAGGTAAACAGGATGATGATGCGCTGGCTTTCGCCATTTTTACCCACGATGGAAAAATGGTGTTGAACGATGGTGAAAACGGCAAAGATTTCATTTTTGACGCTACACGCAACGGCTTCACCGACGGCAAACTGCGCGATGATAACGACGCATGGCGTATCGTCTGGCTGACGACAGAGGATAATCGTTACGTGATTGCAGTGGGTCAGGAATGGGAATACCGTCAGGATATGACACTAGATATTGTGAAAACCAACCTGATGCCCTGGCTGTTCGCCCTGCCGATCATGCTGGCACTGCTGTTCTGGCTGGTGACACGTGAACTCTCGCCGCTAAAACGCATTACCGCCGAACTTCAGCAGCGCTCCCCCGACGACAGCACATCGCTGGCGACACAGCATATCCCACAAGAAGTCCGCCCACTGGTCAACGCGCTGAACCTCCTGTTTTCCCGCATCAGCGATATGTTGCTTCGCGAACGCCGTTTTACCTCTGATGCGGCTCATGAATTGCGTAGCCCGCTGGCGGCCCTGAAAGTTCAAACCGAAGTCGCTCAGCTAGCGCATGACGATGAGGCCATGCGTCGCCATGCATTAATGAATCTGGATAAAGGTATCGATCGCGCCACCCGGCTGGTAGATCAACTCCTGACGCTGTCGCGGCTGGATGCAGAATCACATCCCGAGGGAATGCAGCCCGTTCAGTTCAATGAATTACTGCAACAGGCCGCCATCGCGCATTACCACACGGCACAAACCGCAGATATTGAACTGACGCTGGATTTACCGGATACCCCAGTTATTCGGCAAGGTCATCCACTGCTGCTGACCCTGCTGGTGCGCAATCTGTTAGATAACGCCATTCGCTACAGCAATGCAGGGGGAACGGTCAGTCTGACGCTGACAGGACGCGGCTTTAAAGTAGCCGATAACGGGCCGGGCATCAGCGATGAAGCGCTGGCAAGAATCGGCGAGCGTTTTTATCGCCCACCAGGGCAGGAAAAATCTGGCAGCGGTCTGGGAATTTCCATCGTGAACAATATCGCCGCGCTGCATCACATGCGGGTTGCTTTCACCAACCAGCCCGGAGGCGGGCTGATTGTGTCGGTGAATTGGTAG
- a CDS encoding YgiW/YdeI family stress tolerance OB fold protein: MKKAAALFAITALVSAPVFAAQSGGGFVNPETPAVGTHKGGFLDPQNSLTTVAKAKDLRDDSWVTLSGNIEKRIGDENYLFRDSTGTIEVEIDHKRWNGQMVSPTDKVEIQGELDKDFNSVELDVKQIRKL, from the coding sequence ATGAAAAAAGCAGCGGCGTTATTCGCCATTACCGCTCTGGTTTCTGCCCCCGTATTTGCTGCACAAAGCGGCGGTGGTTTCGTCAACCCGGAAACGCCTGCGGTTGGCACACATAAAGGGGGATTCCTCGATCCACAGAATTCCCTCACGACGGTAGCTAAGGCTAAAGATCTGCGTGATGACAGTTGGGTTACGCTGAGTGGCAATATTGAAAAACGGATTGGTGATGAGAACTATCTGTTCCGCGACTCGACGGGAACAATAGAAGTTGAAATCGACCATAAGCGTTGGAATGGCCAGATGGTTTCACCCACGGATAAAGTGGAAATTCAGGGTGAGTTGGATAAAGATTTCAATTCCGTCGAGCTGGATGTGAAGCAGATTCGTAAACTCTAA
- the rbsA gene encoding ribose ABC transporter ATP-binding protein RbsA, which yields MQPLLQLQGITKSFPGVKALSGAALNVYPGKVMALVGENGAGKSTMMKVLTGIYRKDAGSIHFLGQEVDFNGPKASQEAGIGIIHQELNLIPQLTIAENIFLGREFTNRFGRIDWNKMYAEADKLLKRLNLRYDSRRMVGDLSIGDQQMVEIAKVLSFESKVIIMDEPTDALTDTETASLFSVIKELQSQGCGIVYISHRLKEIFEICNDITVFRDGQFIGERPVSDLQEDTLIEMMVGRKLEDQYPRSNKAPGDVRLKVQNLSGPGVDSVNFTVRKGEILGVAGLMGAGRTELMKILYGALPRTSGNVTLDGRDVVTRKPQDGLANGIVYISEDRKRDGLVLGMSVKENMSLTALRYFSHAGGRLKHAEEQLAVADFIRLFNVKTPSMAQPIGLLSGGNQQKVAIARGLMTRPNVLILDEPTRGVDVGAKKEIYQLINQFKEEGLSIILVSSEMPEVLGMSDRIIVMHEGRLSGDFPIEQATQEALMAAAVGKQYGAKQE from the coding sequence ATGCAACCTTTACTGCAACTGCAAGGCATCACGAAATCGTTTCCGGGCGTTAAAGCGCTTTCCGGTGCGGCACTCAATGTCTACCCGGGAAAAGTGATGGCGCTGGTGGGCGAGAACGGTGCGGGCAAGTCCACCATGATGAAAGTCCTGACCGGGATCTACCGTAAAGATGCCGGCAGCATCCATTTTCTGGGGCAAGAGGTGGATTTCAACGGGCCGAAAGCGTCTCAGGAAGCAGGTATCGGTATTATCCATCAGGAACTTAACCTGATCCCCCAACTGACGATTGCCGAGAATATCTTCCTCGGTCGTGAATTTACCAACCGTTTCGGTCGTATCGACTGGAACAAGATGTATGCGGAAGCGGATAAACTGCTGAAGCGCCTTAATTTGCGCTACGACAGTCGCCGTATGGTGGGGGATTTATCGATTGGCGATCAGCAAATGGTGGAAATTGCCAAAGTGCTGAGCTTTGAATCGAAAGTCATCATCATGGACGAACCCACCGATGCCCTGACGGATACTGAAACCGCGTCGTTATTCAGTGTGATCAAAGAGCTGCAATCTCAGGGATGTGGCATCGTCTATATTTCCCACCGTTTGAAAGAAATCTTCGAAATCTGCAATGACATTACCGTTTTCCGTGATGGTCAGTTTATCGGCGAGCGTCCGGTAAGCGACTTACAGGAAGACACGCTGATTGAAATGATGGTGGGACGCAAGCTGGAAGATCAGTACCCACGCTCGAATAAAGCGCCGGGAGACGTTCGCCTTAAGGTGCAGAACCTGTCTGGGCCTGGTGTCGACAGCGTCAACTTTACGGTGCGAAAAGGTGAAATACTGGGGGTCGCAGGGCTGATGGGCGCGGGCCGTACTGAACTGATGAAGATTCTCTACGGTGCATTGCCGCGCACTAGCGGCAATGTGACGCTTGATGGCCGCGACGTGGTAACGCGTAAACCGCAGGATGGTTTGGCGAACGGCATCGTTTACATTTCTGAAGATCGCAAGCGAGATGGTCTGGTGCTGGGCATGTCGGTAAAAGAAAACATGTCGTTAACTGCGCTGCGCTATTTCAGCCATGCTGGCGGTCGTCTCAAACACGCCGAAGAACAGTTGGCGGTCGCCGACTTTATTCGCCTGTTCAACGTTAAAACGCCTTCTATGGCGCAGCCTATCGGCCTGCTTTCCGGCGGTAATCAGCAAAAAGTGGCGATTGCCCGTGGCCTGATGACGCGCCCGAATGTCTTGATCCTTGATGAGCCGACGCGTGGCGTTGACGTGGGAGCGAAGAAAGAAATTTATCAGTTAATTAATCAATTCAAAGAAGAAGGGTTGAGCATCATATTGGTGTCATCCGAAATGCCCGAAGTCTTGGGAATGAGCGATCGCATCATTGTGATGCATGAAGGGCGCTTAAGCGGTGATTTCCCGATTGAGCAAGCAACCCAGGAAGCACTGATGGCTGCGGCCGTTGGTAAGCAATACGGCGCAAAGCAGGAGTAA
- the qseB gene encoding quorum sensing response regulator transcription factor QseB, giving the protein MRILLIEDDRLIGDGLKAGLTKLGFTIDWFTEGKAGAAALKAAPYDAVVLDLSLPGMDGMDILRQWRQAGHDEPVLILTARDALEQRVEGLQQGADDYLCKPFALTEVAARLQALIRRRHGQLQPELTHGSVSLEPGSRSVTLNCEPLILKSRELALLELFLLNPNRVLTRAQLEEKLYGWDDDVSSNAVEVHIHHLRKKLGSGFIRTVHGIGYILGDAP; this is encoded by the coding sequence ATGAGAATATTGTTAATCGAAGACGATCGCCTGATCGGTGATGGCCTAAAAGCTGGGTTGACCAAACTGGGCTTTACTATTGACTGGTTTACGGAAGGTAAAGCGGGTGCCGCCGCATTGAAGGCCGCACCTTATGATGCAGTGGTGCTCGATCTCAGCCTGCCGGGTATGGATGGGATGGATATCCTACGCCAGTGGCGTCAGGCTGGACATGACGAACCGGTACTGATTCTGACCGCCCGTGATGCGCTGGAACAGCGCGTGGAAGGGTTGCAACAGGGTGCCGATGATTATTTATGTAAGCCCTTTGCACTGACGGAAGTTGCCGCTCGTCTACAGGCACTGATTCGCCGCCGTCACGGTCAGCTCCAACCTGAATTAACGCACGGTTCGGTTTCCCTTGAACCGGGCTCGCGGAGCGTCACGCTTAACTGCGAGCCGTTGATACTAAAATCCCGCGAACTGGCGCTGCTGGAACTGTTTTTGCTCAATCCAAACCGTGTACTCACCCGTGCGCAGTTAGAAGAAAAGCTCTATGGGTGGGACGATGATGTCTCCAGCAATGCGGTCGAAGTACATATCCACCACCTGCGCAAAAAGCTGGGCAGCGGGTTTATCCGTACCGTGCATGGCATTGGCTATATTCTGGGGGACGCACCATGA
- the rbsD gene encoding D-ribose pyranase — protein sequence MKKAALLNSDISSVIARLGHTDSLVIGDAGLPIPETTTRIDLALTHNVPTFLQVVNVVTSEMQVEAAILAEEMIEKNPAVHDALLDQLKQLEQHQGNSIALHYVSHEEFKTQSGKSRAIIRSGECSPYANVILCAGVTF from the coding sequence ATGAAAAAAGCAGCACTATTGAATTCAGATATTTCTTCCGTGATTGCTCGACTGGGGCACACCGATAGTCTTGTTATTGGTGATGCTGGTTTACCGATTCCAGAAACGACGACCCGTATCGATCTGGCGTTGACGCACAATGTGCCAACGTTTTTGCAGGTGGTTAATGTTGTCACCAGTGAAATGCAGGTCGAGGCCGCTATTCTGGCGGAAGAGATGATTGAAAAGAACCCCGCGGTCCATGACGCATTACTCGATCAATTGAAGCAACTTGAACAACATCAGGGAAACTCAATTGCATTGCACTATGTCAGCCATGAAGAATTTAAAACCCAAAGCGGTAAAAGCCGGGCCATCATTCGCAGCGGAGAGTGCTCTCCGTATGCCAATGTCATCCTTTGTGCTGGCGTAACGTTCTGA